AAGAGCATATGTATGAAGCTCATAGAAGATGCTCTAAAGAGTAAATTACAGAACATTCATCTACAGAGGGATCTCAGAAGTGGAATCAGAAGAATGTTGCCAGAGACAGTAGAATCCATAACACCTTCACAGACACCAACATCAGAAGGTGCAAAGTGATGTGTCAGGTCACGCATCAGTAAAGTAAAACCAGTTTGTACCAATTGTGGCAAACATGTGTGCAGTAACCACAGCAAGTTGTTTGCGTGTGCTTTGCATTGCCTGCCAAGATTCTGTATCAAATGTTGATGATGAATCAGAGTATTGACCCACTAACGATATGATTGGAACAGGACTTTTTGGCTTTGAGTTACCTTTCATGGTGTCTTACTGTATACCGTTATTCTTTAAGTAAGTGTTGGAGACTAATATTCTTTTTGTTCGTATTTGACACTAATTTTTGTAATGGGGTGTTGAAACACACCAAAGTACTAACATAAGGTTAAGAAAGCTGTATCATTGATGACGATATGGCAGCGAAAATCGAGTTTTTTGGACTGGCTGAAGATACAATTCTCAAAATTGACTTTGGATGGAAAGATATTGAAAACTTTTGGGTTGGCCTACAAAGTGAATATACAATCCTTTCCAGGAAGGCATTAAGTTGTTTCATTAGACTTCCTTCAACTAATTGCTGTGAAGTGCCTTTTTCTGAAATGACatctataaaaataaaatatcgaAACAAGCTTAGGATTGACAATGACATAAGATGCTGCCTATCTTTCAGTTTGCCTAGATTTGACCGCTTGATAGCAAAAAACACTATCAGCCTTCCCTTTAATTGTATCTTTAATGGGCATTTCACTGTAAATTGTGACGTcctttttgtgttgttttattaATGATTACCGGTAATTGATTCAAGCtgtaatttgttattttttgaaaagatttaaCCTATATTGTAATTTACTAAATTCTCTGTTCCTACTGACATATGGCAGAATTATTAGATGCTCAAAAAACTTCATGAAAATGAAAGAAGAACAGAAAACCCAAAAAGCGCCTAAGGCAAAATTTGCAGAGGGCCATAAGTTACTACCGACTGCATTCGTCACATGTCCATTGTGTTATAGTATTCATTCGATACCGCCATAGTGACTGCCCTGGTTTGCATTCTTTCATCACTATTTTCTGATCATTACCGATTAAGTCGGCAGTTAGCACTTCAGTTTCCTTTTGTTCTGCGCATTGTACATAGAAGCTTGGCTGCGTGCTGTTTAGGTaagacaaattttgtttaccaccgtcattctggcagaatcctagCAGAATCATAGCTTCCAAAATGACAGCAGGGTTtccgtttatttttttataaactatgtacagtagactaAATAATTATTCTTAAGCGCTAATGGTAAACTGTCTAAtggttttaatgtggtatGCCTAGTCGTGACTTGTCTGTTTTTAACATCGCATGTAAGTATTTTTGGTTACGGTATTTTGATGTCAGCAGTCAAacgttattattaatattaatgaGAAAATTCTTTGATTTAGCATTATGAATTGCATGGCCTAGGTAAAAGGTAAAATTGCTGAATGCTGATGGGAGGCGGGGTAGTAACCGAAAGAGCAGGTGCTGTAACCTGCTATTGGTTTCTGCTCAATGATTGACAGGCTGCTGTTCGTGACGTAACACCAAGGCTGCTCACCGTGACGTAACCAACAGCAGCCCTCCCATTGCTGGAGTACTGTAGTAGTACTCTGCTACTCTTATTAGAAAAAGAGTGCACAAAAGAATTTATTATATTCATTTAAGTACCCAAAGTGTTATTTACATTAACAAAGTAGCCTACTGATATTGTAGCACATATTGATTTGCTGATAGTATCTTTATTTTgtagtattgtttatttttgcccCTTGACCGTAGGACATGTGCAGGTACGGACGGTAGGCCAACTTTGAAAGTAGGCTATGACAGTTGTTGACAACAAATCGTGCGTTCACTGAagctttaattctttgtttgtttattataacttgCACCAGCTTTTGttctttatttattgtaaatcggGGTTCCCTTTCATGAACCTCTTGGGTGCGTATCTTTTCTTGGAATGATTTGGAATAAAGTTCTTAAAGGTTTAGCATCAACTAtggaacattttatttttgctgcgAAAACCGGCAATTTAAGCGCTCACCCCTCAGTGGCTGATAAACGCAGCAAAATTAAATGGAAGCAATTCATTGGGCAAGAGTTTAAAGGTACTGGATTGTTTAGTGCTTTTGTCGCACTGTGTTGTATTGAAATGTACCAAGTTTGTTTGCGGTATTCCATTGGAACAACTATTTGTCAACTAtgcaatttcattttaatggaTTTTTCTGTTCAGTACGAGCACTTTACAAGCACAAACGGtatttatacagttttttCTCCGAtgcatgtaaaatatttcaactttatTTCCTGTTTGCCTCGTATATAAACTGCTTATCTTAGGTTTCTGTGGATGATGTTTATTAAAAGCGATttcgaaaaagaaaaagaatacAATCAATGAAATGTGCatatgaatcaacttttctGTTAGTGATGCTGACATGTAAATGTGTTCTTTAAACAGCAACCTTTCAGACAAATCTCAGGGCACCACCTTCTACATTCTTCACAGGACACCTTAGAAAACAACACACAGGATTACTTTTTTGCAATCACATCTCTCAATGTATTTATCCTCAAAAACCTGGAAATGCAAGAACTGTAACCTTTGCAGTAATTAATGTTCATAGCAAAATTGATCGCTCTTATAATTTACATGATATGATTAAGTAATTAATTGAATTTCACACTTTCATTAGCTTAGTGGATTCTTATCACTGTCACATTACACAACttgttcaaaaacaaatgCGCCAATGGCACATTTCTGTCATACTTCATAGGAATTCTACCCAATTTATTGTCTCCATGAAATGATTTTGGTGGTTTTGCATCATGACACATGAGACAGTAATTTTCCAAACAACTTTCATCtaataatgtaattgaaacatgTCACATTAAGCAACAACCATGCTTTCCATATTATTGTTGTAATTCAGCACAGGTGTATCTAATTATCTACATTACAAGAATGTTCCATTATTGCGTTagcattttgtcaaaatgGTCGACACTATGTACAATGATTTCTAATTCTATGTAAAATAGGAGAAAAGCACTGCAATAGCACCATTAAACCCTAGCTGTTTGAACTTGAAATAATGCTTACCTGTCATATTGAGCAATAAGTTGCCAAAATTCTCTCTGTACAAAGTACACGATGTTGAATCCGCTTTGAAATCTGCgtcttcaaacaaattttggcaCAAATAACGTTCTGCTTCCTACAACAACTTaatggtttaaaaatattctggATCCAAAGTGGATTATagaaaactaaaacagtgtttTGAAACTTTACCATTAATGCAAGAGGGCCACAATTCATAAAGTCCTTTTGTTCGTTGCGCTTTCTGCAGCAGTATCCCCACTCAGATGTTGTTTTTCGATAGTGTCGAAAAAATGATCTATTGTTTTACAAATAGAATTACTTTTTGGATAAATTTATATTGATGAAACAGGTGCTAACATGACAACTACAGTGATACCCaaagtgtttttttattcGAAGAATATATTCCATTGGTTCTTTTCCAAACAAGTCATAAACGTAAATAGTTTTAGTGTCATTGCTTTTAACctgaaaagtaaaattgtaATTGGTTAGCAGTCAGCCAGTAAGTTTCCtcatttcaatatttatcaaattttactgACCATCAACAACCAGTGGTTTTCATGGACATTTACCACAGTGATAAATGACTGATCAATCATAGCATTGGCCTACAAAATTTTGGTCATGATAGTTAAACTGTTAATGTGCAGTTTACAACAACTATTAACTACCCTTATGATACCTGTCATTGAGGGTATGACCCTTCCATGTTGGTCATAATATATGTCAGAAAAAGatgtcttaattttttttaatgcaatttGCATTAATTTCTTCATTGTCCAAATGAATGGATAATTGGCtaataaacatgaaattaaCCATATCCATGCCACAGAATGAATACCTTAAAAGAAATGATCACAGCTATTGCACCCCACCATTACAAACGTAATTATGGACATGACTAATTTTTGCCATGTTACtccaaaagtatttttttactttatgtCACAATATTTATGTATCGAAAACAAATGTCAATAGCATTTACACTGTGTATTTAACAGCTATATATTAAAGATACATGGTAGTGATTAATAACTttaatacagtataatttGGTTATTGAGACAAGTCTGGGGATCACCAAAAATTGCAGTCCTAGGCGAATTGCATACGAGTATTAACACAAGGATGTCAGACATGCACAATACACACAACTAAAATGCAATCATAACTAAAGTTGCATTACGTCATGTTCATGTACATTGGGTATGCAGTATGTTCACATATTCACATTATGCACAGAATGAGCCATTTCCATATAGAAGTGGACTCTGTAATAGTTTGTAAGTATAAACCTAATAGAACCCTGTACAGTGTACATACTGCATATTCTGTAAGGAACATTTATAGTTGTGTAGcgataacaaataaaatggttATCAACAGCAGACatacttttcaaaagttttgtaCTTCTTGCATCATCTGATACCTTATCATCCCCTGAAAACAATCGTTTTCCAGCCGTTGAGCATAATTCTGAAAAACGTTCA
The Clavelina lepadiformis chromosome 4, kaClaLepa1.1, whole genome shotgun sequence DNA segment above includes these coding regions:
- the LOC143453525 gene encoding uncharacterized protein LOC143453525, whose amino-acid sequence is MIDQSFITVVNVHENHWLLMVKSNDTKTIYVYDLFGKEPMEYILRIKKHFGSFFRHYRKTTSEWGYCCRKRNEQKDFMNCGPLALMEAERYLCQNLFEDADFKADSTSCTLYRENFGNLLLNMTDESCLENYCLMCHDAKPPKSFHGDNKLGVL